A genomic segment from Parolsenella catena encodes:
- a CDS encoding DUF2207 domain-containing protein yields the protein MDTSRTGIPRRLALVALAAMVALLLALAPRAAEAREYSIDAVNIDLTVNTDGSIGVVEDRTFNFDGSFNGVYWDIATRGPALSTSDEDPQVTALAVEDLTRGGGEFSQSDEGTPGTYEVTEHSSYTRVKIYTPHEDERATVRISYTMANVVNAWADTGELYWKFVSDGWDVSSNNVTCRVHLPVAAGESVVAGDNVRAWGHGPLDASLEFDGNDIVYTVPGVGTDEYAEARVTFPVSWLTGMVPSSISRLPNIRAEEQQWADEANARREQARRTIAVCTVLGAGAVAGIVALTVLFKLRYARKHKARFSDPYFRDVPSADHPAVLAALWEGGKVPGEAFTATLMKLTDDGVIGLSLVKDEKGREKDYQIERGSRTPTDDIDDAAMRLMFDVVAPRGKGRRWREAPAGGYTTLRFSDVKRAAKKAPQTYSEALGEWSSEVSARCETRGFFDDAGFTGRAPLITLSVVLGVAGCVAGLLLLGAEAYAAGFGVLVANIVACVVSCVVAAGLRPMSAEAVELKAQLSALRKWLQEFTLLKEAVPRDVALWDRLLVMAVVLGVADRVVEQLRMVAPEVLENPYFYSYYWYHSYGSLGSPATAFTTSYESAHHVSTAAMASSSSSSGGGFGGGFSGGGGGGGGGGGGGGAF from the coding sequence ATGGACACTTCCCGTACCGGAATCCCCCGGCGCCTCGCCCTTGTCGCGCTTGCCGCCATGGTGGCGCTGCTGCTTGCCCTGGCCCCGCGCGCGGCCGAGGCTCGCGAGTACTCCATCGACGCCGTGAACATCGACCTCACCGTGAACACGGACGGATCGATCGGCGTCGTCGAGGACCGCACGTTTAACTTTGACGGCTCGTTCAACGGCGTGTACTGGGATATCGCCACGCGCGGCCCCGCCTTGTCGACGAGCGACGAGGATCCGCAGGTCACGGCCCTTGCCGTCGAGGACCTCACGCGCGGCGGAGGGGAGTTCTCGCAAAGCGACGAGGGCACGCCGGGGACGTACGAGGTCACGGAGCACTCGTCCTACACGCGTGTGAAGATCTACACGCCGCACGAGGACGAGAGGGCCACTGTCCGCATCTCCTACACCATGGCAAACGTGGTGAACGCCTGGGCCGACACGGGTGAGCTGTACTGGAAGTTCGTCTCCGACGGCTGGGACGTGTCCTCCAACAACGTGACGTGCCGCGTCCATCTGCCCGTCGCGGCCGGCGAGAGCGTCGTGGCCGGTGACAACGTGCGCGCCTGGGGCCACGGCCCGCTCGACGCCTCGCTTGAGTTTGACGGCAACGACATCGTCTACACCGTCCCGGGCGTTGGCACCGACGAGTACGCCGAGGCCCGCGTGACGTTCCCCGTCTCGTGGCTCACGGGTATGGTGCCCTCGAGCATCTCGCGGCTGCCCAACATCAGGGCCGAGGAGCAGCAGTGGGCAGACGAGGCGAACGCCCGCCGCGAGCAGGCGCGCCGCACGATCGCCGTCTGCACGGTGCTTGGCGCAGGCGCCGTCGCGGGCATCGTGGCGCTCACGGTGCTGTTCAAGCTGCGCTACGCTCGCAAGCACAAGGCGCGCTTCTCCGACCCGTACTTCCGCGACGTTCCGTCCGCCGACCACCCGGCCGTCCTCGCGGCGCTGTGGGAGGGCGGCAAGGTGCCCGGCGAGGCGTTCACGGCCACGCTCATGAAGCTCACCGATGACGGCGTCATTGGCCTGTCGCTCGTCAAGGACGAGAAGGGCCGCGAGAAGGACTACCAGATCGAGCGCGGGAGCCGCACGCCCACGGACGACATCGACGACGCGGCCATGAGGCTCATGTTCGACGTCGTGGCGCCGAGGGGCAAGGGCCGGCGCTGGCGCGAGGCTCCTGCCGGCGGCTATACCACGCTGCGCTTCTCGGACGTGAAGCGCGCCGCCAAGAAGGCGCCCCAGACCTACTCTGAGGCGCTTGGCGAGTGGAGCAGCGAGGTGAGCGCCCGCTGTGAGACCCGCGGTTTCTTCGATGACGCCGGCTTCACGGGACGCGCCCCGCTCATAACGCTCAGCGTCGTCCTTGGCGTTGCCGGCTGCGTCGCGGGACTGCTCCTGCTTGGCGCCGAGGCCTATGCGGCCGGCTTTGGCGTGCTCGTGGCCAACATCGTTGCCTGTGTGGTCTCGTGCGTGGTCGCCGCCGGCCTGCGCCCGATGTCTGCCGAGGCCGTTGAGCTCAAGGCGCAGCTCTCGGCGCTTCGCAAGTGGCTCCAGGAGTTCACGCTGCTCAAGGAGGCCGTCCCGCGTGATGTTGCGCTGTGGGACCGCCTGCTCGTCATGGCCGTGGTGCTGGGCGTTGCGGACCGCGTGGTCGAGCAGCTGAGGATGGTGGCGCCCGAGGTTCTTGAGAACCCGTACTTCTACAGCTACTACTGGTATCACTCCTATGGCAGCCTTGGCTCGCCCGCGACGGCGTTCACGACGAGCTACGAGAGCGCACACCACGTGAGCACGGCGGCGATGGCCTCCTCGTCGAGCAGCTCGGGTGGCGGCTTTGGCGGCGGCTTCTCCGGCGGTGGCGGCGGAGGGGGAGGCGGTGGCGGTGGCGGCGGTGCGTTCTAG
- a CDS encoding sensor histidine kinase — protein MRLGSYIRSRVPELLVLVALELLLALVLRISGMGTDFVAFVCSIVLVSAVVAVALGFARERGFWDSLSETCSSLDNACLLPELIDRPEFPEGQAAYDALVSVAKSANDEVAKQRRFVGEYRAYVETWVHEAKSPITAARLALSNLEEDADACAVCPREVEPVVPRLRSVEDELARVERYVEQALFYARSETLERDFLVRSHSLREMVASAIKANANLLIAAGVTPRLGEGLDLKVFTDDKWLVFMLGQLLQNTARYVRPGCEGWPQVWFDARLLDEGLANERVELTVRDNGCGVSAADLPRVLERGFTGDNGRAHKQSTGLGLWLVARLAQKMGVSVAVDSAEDEFFSVTFGFPANKMHYFED, from the coding sequence ATGAGGCTGGGAAGCTACATCCGCTCGCGCGTCCCGGAGCTTCTGGTCCTCGTGGCGCTCGAGCTCCTCCTCGCGCTCGTGCTGCGCATCTCCGGCATGGGTACGGACTTTGTCGCGTTCGTTTGCTCGATCGTGCTCGTCTCGGCGGTTGTCGCCGTCGCGCTGGGGTTTGCCCGCGAGCGCGGCTTCTGGGACTCCCTCTCCGAGACCTGCTCCTCGCTCGACAACGCGTGCCTGCTGCCCGAGCTCATCGACAGGCCGGAGTTTCCCGAGGGCCAGGCGGCCTATGATGCGCTTGTCTCCGTGGCGAAGTCCGCCAACGACGAGGTCGCCAAGCAGCGTCGCTTCGTCGGGGAATATCGCGCCTACGTCGAGACCTGGGTGCATGAGGCAAAGAGCCCGATTACGGCCGCGCGCCTGGCGCTCTCAAACCTCGAGGAGGACGCGGATGCGTGCGCGGTCTGCCCGCGCGAGGTCGAGCCGGTCGTTCCGCGCCTGCGCTCGGTCGAAGACGAGCTCGCCCGCGTCGAGCGCTACGTTGAGCAGGCGCTGTTCTATGCGCGCTCCGAGACGCTCGAGCGCGACTTCCTCGTCCGCTCCCACTCGCTTCGCGAGATGGTGGCCTCGGCCATCAAGGCCAACGCGAACCTGCTCATCGCCGCCGGCGTGACGCCGCGCCTGGGCGAGGGCCTCGACCTCAAGGTCTTCACGGACGACAAGTGGCTCGTCTTCATGCTGGGGCAGCTCCTCCAGAACACGGCCCGCTACGTGCGCCCCGGTTGCGAGGGCTGGCCTCAGGTCTGGTTTGACGCGCGCCTCTTGGACGAGGGCCTCGCGAACGAGCGCGTTGAACTGACCGTGCGCGACAACGGATGCGGCGTGAGTGCGGCGGACCTGCCGCGCGTGCTCGAGCGGGGCTTTACGGGCGACAACGGTCGCGCCCACAAGCAGTCGACGGGCCTGGGCCTTTGGCTCGTCGCACGCCTCGCCCAGAAGATGGGCGTCTCGGTCGCGGTTGACTCGGCAGAGGACGAGTTCTTCTCCGTGACGTTTGGGTTCCCCGCTAACAAGATGCACTACTTCGAGGACTAG
- the tnpA gene encoding IS200/IS605 family transposase, with the protein MAQKAYSLSHTKWMCKYHIVFTPKYRRKVIYNQIRSDIGEILRKLCEYKGIEIIEGHLMPDHVHVLLAIPPKYSVASVMGYLKGKSSLMIFDRHANLKYKFGNRKFWAEGYYVSTVGLNEATIAKYIREQESHDIALDKLSVKEYEDPFKRG; encoded by the coding sequence ATGGCCCAGAAGGCCTACAGCCTTTCCCACACGAAGTGGATGTGCAAGTACCACATCGTGTTCACGCCGAAGTATAGGCGCAAAGTGATCTACAATCAAATCAGGAGCGACATAGGGGAGATCCTCAGGAAGCTGTGCGAGTACAAGGGGATCGAGATAATCGAGGGGCACCTGATGCCCGACCACGTGCACGTGCTGCTGGCGATCCCGCCGAAGTACAGCGTCGCGAGCGTCATGGGCTACCTGAAGGGGAAGAGCTCGCTGATGATATTCGACAGGCACGCCAACCTCAAGTACAAGTTCGGCAACAGGAAGTTCTGGGCGGAGGGCTACTACGTGTCCACCGTCGGCCTGAACGAGGCGACGATCGCCAAGTACATCAGGGAGCAGGAGTCCCACGACATCGCGCTGGACAAGCTGAGCGTGAAGGAGTACGAGGACCCCTTCAAGAGGGGGTGA
- a CDS encoding GNAT family N-acetyltransferase, whose product MDDMTDGITFERVTRTDLDDIVGLAQAAWYSPDGLGDLAAGTLDKAGLDGDEREAAARLLATDEVASYLAESTWGMKALLDGQVVGIILTQGTHASAEASAYWEGVGQQAREAAERLLARAREREERATEPSEPVYLDEARATDEMRAEAGLANQPRVLLLVVGEAARGHGLGRRLLARARDHFSRHGAERYWLVTDTDCDWPFYEHLGLERLAERTGAVADAPERYFVYGGRA is encoded by the coding sequence ATGGACGACATGACAGACGGCATCACGTTCGAGCGGGTCACGAGGACGGACCTCGATGACATCGTGGGACTGGCGCAGGCCGCATGGTACTCGCCGGACGGGCTCGGCGACCTGGCCGCCGGCACGCTCGACAAAGCCGGGCTGGATGGCGACGAGCGCGAGGCGGCCGCCCGACTGCTTGCCACCGACGAGGTGGCGTCGTATCTCGCGGAGTCCACGTGGGGCATGAAGGCCCTGCTCGATGGGCAGGTCGTCGGCATCATCCTCACGCAGGGGACGCATGCGAGCGCCGAGGCGTCCGCGTACTGGGAGGGCGTGGGGCAGCAGGCCCGCGAGGCCGCCGAGCGGCTGCTTGCCCGGGCCCGCGAGCGCGAGGAGCGCGCGACGGAGCCCAGCGAGCCCGTCTACCTCGACGAAGCCCGGGCAACAGACGAGATGCGCGCCGAGGCGGGCCTTGCGAATCAGCCGCGCGTACTGCTGCTCGTCGTTGGCGAGGCGGCCCGCGGCCACGGCCTTGGGCGCAGGCTGCTTGCACGGGCCCGAGACCACTTCTCGCGCCACGGCGCCGAGCGCTACTGGCTCGTCACGGACACGGACTGCGACTGGCCCTTCTACGAGCACCTTGGGCTCGAGCGACTCGCCGAGCGCACCGGCGCCGTCGCGGACGCGCCCGAGCGCTACTTCGTCTATGGCGGGCGCGCCTAG
- the purH gene encoding bifunctional phosphoribosylaminoimidazolecarboxamide formyltransferase/IMP cyclohydrolase: MAQGSIKRALVSVTDKTGVVEFVKTLEDEFGVEVISTGGTARVLADAGINVVPIEQYTGFPEMMDGRVKTLHPKVHGGLLARRDDEKHMAEAAEHGIGMIDLVVVNLYEFEKTVAKPDVTFADAIEHIDIGGPSMLRSAAKNADAVTVVSDPADYDAVLAEMRANDGATTLETRRRLQLKVYQTTAAYDTAIAAWLGEQAAKASAEGEATSAFPEKFVLTATKEQDLRYGENPQQAAAFYMSPDAPEHSLARAEQIQGKPLSYNNILDADAAWAAVREFDEPAVVILKHQNPCGSATATNVTEAYDRAFACDPISAYGGIIAVNREVPLSLCEHFADVNKQFVEVMIAPSYTPEALERLSKRKNMRVLATGGVDRTIGHEVRTVDGGVLVQDIDHVSEDPATFTVPTKRKPTDAEMDDLLFAWRVCKAVKSNAILVAKGRAGIGMGPGQPNRTDSARIACERAEAACERMGVSTEGMVAASDAFLPFRDDVDVLAEHGITAIIQPGGSIRDEESIQACDEHGIAMVFTGTRHFRH; encoded by the coding sequence ATGGCACAGGGTTCCATCAAGAGGGCGCTCGTCTCGGTCACTGACAAGACCGGTGTCGTCGAGTTCGTCAAGACGCTCGAGGATGAGTTCGGCGTCGAGGTGATTTCTACCGGTGGCACGGCCCGCGTGCTCGCGGACGCTGGCATCAACGTCGTCCCCATCGAGCAGTACACGGGATTCCCCGAGATGATGGATGGTCGCGTCAAGACCCTGCACCCCAAGGTGCACGGCGGCCTGCTTGCCCGCCGCGACGACGAGAAGCACATGGCCGAGGCCGCGGAGCATGGCATCGGCATGATCGACCTCGTCGTCGTCAACCTCTATGAGTTCGAGAAGACCGTCGCCAAGCCCGACGTCACCTTCGCGGACGCCATCGAGCACATCGACATCGGTGGCCCCTCCATGCTCCGCTCCGCCGCCAAGAACGCCGACGCCGTGACCGTCGTCAGCGACCCGGCGGACTACGACGCCGTCCTCGCCGAGATGCGCGCCAACGACGGCGCCACCACGCTCGAGACCCGTCGCCGCCTGCAGCTGAAGGTCTACCAGACCACCGCCGCCTATGACACGGCCATTGCCGCCTGGCTGGGCGAGCAGGCTGCCAAGGCCTCCGCCGAGGGCGAGGCCACGAGCGCCTTCCCCGAGAAGTTCGTCCTCACCGCCACCAAGGAGCAGGACCTCCGCTACGGCGAGAACCCGCAGCAGGCTGCCGCCTTCTACATGAGCCCGGATGCGCCGGAGCACTCGCTCGCCCGCGCCGAGCAGATCCAGGGCAAGCCGCTCTCCTACAACAACATCCTCGACGCCGACGCCGCCTGGGCGGCCGTCCGCGAGTTCGACGAGCCCGCGGTGGTCATCCTCAAGCACCAGAACCCGTGCGGCTCCGCCACCGCCACGAATGTCACCGAGGCGTATGACCGCGCCTTCGCCTGCGACCCCATCTCCGCCTATGGTGGCATCATCGCCGTCAACCGCGAGGTGCCCCTGTCGCTGTGCGAGCACTTCGCCGACGTGAACAAGCAGTTTGTCGAGGTCATGATTGCCCCGAGCTACACGCCCGAGGCCCTCGAGCGCCTCTCGAAGCGCAAGAACATGCGCGTGCTCGCCACCGGCGGCGTCGACCGCACGATCGGCCACGAGGTCCGCACCGTCGACGGCGGCGTCCTCGTCCAGGACATCGACCACGTGAGCGAGGACCCCGCGACCTTCACGGTGCCCACCAAGCGCAAGCCCACGGACGCCGAGATGGACGACCTGCTGTTCGCCTGGCGCGTCTGCAAGGCCGTGAAGTCCAACGCCATCCTCGTCGCCAAGGGCCGCGCCGGCATCGGCATGGGCCCCGGCCAGCCCAATCGCACGGACTCCGCTCGCATCGCCTGCGAGCGCGCCGAGGCCGCCTGCGAGCGCATGGGCGTGTCGACCGAGGGCATGGTCGCCGCGTCCGATGCCTTCCTGCCGTTCCGCGATGACGTCGACGTCCTCGCCGAGCACGGCATCACCGCGATCATCCAGCCCGGAGGCTCCATTCGCGACGAGGAGTCCATCCAGGCCTGCGACGAGCACGGCATCGCCATGGTGTTTACCGGCACCAGGCACTTCCGTCACTAG
- a CDS encoding response regulator transcription factor, which produces MSKIYVIEDDEGIRVELVRMLEREGFEVEACEDFSHAAEFALAAAPDLALLDLTLPGTDGQLVCREIRAASSVPVIVLTSRVTEADEVVSMTLGADDFVPKPYSPRVLVAHIQALLRRAGQAATPASTIERGAVTLDLSRSCAAANGKTVELTKNEMRILGLLMRRCPAIVSREDLMRELWDSDAFVDDNTLTVNVNRLRAQLARVGVEGFLVTHRGQGYSVRA; this is translated from the coding sequence TTGTCCAAAATCTATGTCATAGAGGACGACGAAGGCATCCGCGTCGAGCTCGTTCGCATGCTCGAGCGCGAGGGCTTCGAGGTCGAGGCGTGCGAGGACTTCTCCCACGCCGCCGAGTTCGCCCTCGCCGCCGCCCCGGACCTCGCCCTTCTCGATCTCACGCTTCCGGGCACGGATGGGCAGCTCGTCTGTCGGGAGATCCGCGCCGCCTCCTCCGTCCCGGTCATCGTGCTCACGAGTCGCGTGACCGAGGCGGACGAGGTGGTCTCCATGACGCTGGGCGCGGACGACTTCGTGCCCAAGCCCTATAGCCCTCGCGTGCTCGTGGCTCACATCCAGGCCCTGCTGCGTCGCGCGGGCCAGGCTGCGACGCCCGCCTCGACCATCGAGCGCGGGGCCGTGACGCTCGACCTCTCCCGCTCCTGCGCCGCCGCGAACGGCAAGACCGTCGAGCTCACCAAGAACGAGATGCGTATTCTGGGCCTGCTCATGCGTCGTTGCCCCGCGATCGTCTCGCGCGAGGACCTCATGCGCGAGCTTTGGGACTCAGACGCTTTCGTCGATGACAACACGCTTACGGTCAACGTGAACCGCCTCCGCGCCCAGCTCGCGAGGGTGGGCGTCGAGGGCTTCCTGGTCACGCACCGTGGCCAAGGCTATTCGGTCCGGGCGTAG